In Candidatus Promineifilum breve, one genomic interval encodes:
- a CDS encoding PIN domain-containing protein yields the protein MNYLVDTNIWLERMLDQDRAAVVADLLSRIPSNELCMTDFTLHSIGVILHRLKKPQVYVQFVQDVLIEGATHLLTVPPEAMVELVNAAQKQSLDYDDAYQYIAAARYGLTIITLDSDFDRTDRGRTTPEEIIWALDSEEENE from the coding sequence GTGAATTACCTGGTTGATACCAATATCTGGCTCGAACGGATGCTCGATCAGGATCGCGCGGCTGTCGTCGCCGATTTATTGTCGCGCATTCCGTCTAACGAGCTATGCATGACCGATTTCACTTTGCATTCGATCGGCGTGATTCTCCATCGATTGAAGAAGCCACAAGTTTACGTTCAATTTGTCCAGGACGTACTTATTGAAGGAGCAACACATCTCCTGACTGTTCCACCAGAGGCAATGGTGGAGTTGGTCAACGCCGCCCAAAAACAAAGCCTCGATTATGATGATGCCTATCAGTACATCGCCGCCGCACGCTATGGCCTGACGATAATCACTCTGGATTCCGATTTTGATCGCACCGACCGCGGACGAACCACCCCGGAAGAGATAATTTGGGCACTCGATTCCGAAGAGGAAAACGAGTAG
- the trpS gene encoding tryptophan--tRNA ligase, translated as MDKKRVFSGIQPTGNVHLGNYLGAIRRWAAEQGDKTNYFCVVDLHSLTVPQDPATLRFETRSLAALLLACGIDPHVSTVFIQSHVTAHAEGCWLLNCVTPLGWLQRMTQFKDKSTRQESVLTGLLDYPVLMAGDIILYDADEVPVGEDQKQHVELARDIAQRFNALYETEFFVVPQPKIATVAARVMGLDDPTVKMSKSLADKRGHAIRLLDEPDEILYAFKRAVTDSGREIRFSNDPEKAGVNNLLGIYQAVTGQDSAAVEADFAAARGYGDLKVRVAEVVIELLRPIQARHGELMDDTAELDRILAHGAEQARAVSQPKVDEMKRIMGLVLPG; from the coding sequence ATGGACAAGAAACGAGTATTCAGTGGTATACAACCGACCGGCAACGTCCACCTGGGCAACTACCTGGGGGCCATTCGCCGCTGGGCGGCCGAGCAGGGGGACAAGACCAACTACTTCTGCGTGGTCGATTTGCATAGCCTGACCGTGCCGCAAGACCCGGCGACGTTGCGCTTCGAGACGCGCTCGCTGGCGGCGTTGCTGCTGGCCTGCGGCATCGACCCGCACGTGAGCACGGTCTTCATCCAGAGCCACGTGACGGCCCACGCCGAGGGCTGCTGGCTGTTGAACTGCGTCACGCCGCTGGGTTGGCTGCAACGGATGACCCAGTTCAAGGACAAATCGACCCGCCAGGAGAGCGTGCTGACCGGCCTGCTCGATTATCCGGTGCTGATGGCCGGCGACATCATCCTGTACGACGCCGACGAGGTGCCGGTGGGCGAGGATCAGAAGCAGCACGTGGAACTGGCCCGCGACATCGCCCAGCGCTTCAACGCCCTGTACGAGACGGAGTTCTTCGTCGTGCCCCAGCCGAAGATCGCCACGGTGGCGGCGCGGGTGATGGGGCTGGATGACCCGACGGTCAAAATGTCGAAGAGCCTGGCCGACAAACGCGGCCACGCCATTCGCCTGCTCGATGAGCCGGATGAGATACTCTACGCCTTCAAGCGGGCCGTGACCGATAGCGGCCGGGAGATTCGCTTCTCCAATGACCCGGAGAAGGCGGGCGTCAACAACCTGCTGGGCATCTATCAGGCCGTCACCGGCCAGGACAGCGCCGCCGTGGAAGCCGACTTCGCCGCCGCGCGCGGCTATGGCGACCTGAAGGTGCGCGTGGCCGAGGTGGTCATCGAGTTGTTGCGGCCGATCCAGGCCCGCCACGGCGAACTGATGGACGACACGGCCGAGCTGGATCGCATCCTGGCCCACGGCGCGGAGCAGGCGCGGGCCGTCTCGCAGCCCAAGGTGGACGAGATGAAGCGCATCATGGGGCTGGTGCTGCCGGGATAA
- a CDS encoding HEPN domain-containing protein — protein sequence MSESESQRWLGFARSDLEAAETLLASPDHYPRQVCFLAQQAIEKALKAALILEQIVFPFSHDLDRLRNMLPAGWQKLSK from the coding sequence ATGAGCGAAAGTGAGTCTCAACGCTGGCTGGGTTTCGCTCGCTCCGATTTGGAAGCCGCAGAAACCCTCTTGGCTTCTCCGGATCACTATCCGCGACAGGTCTGTTTTCTCGCCCAACAAGCAATAGAAAAAGCGCTGAAAGCGGCGCTTATTCTAGAGCAAATCGTTTTTCCATTCTCCCACGACCTGGATCGTCTACGCAACATGCTCCCGGCGGGCTGGCAGAAATTATCTAAGTGA
- a CDS encoding TrpB-like pyridoxal phosphate-dependent enzyme, whose protein sequence is MTEQTKFLLDESKLPQAWYNINADMPVPPQPVLHPGTLEPVTPDFLAVLFPMSLILQEISAERYIEIPEPVREVYKLWRPTPFLRARRLEMALDTPAHIYYKYEGASPVGSHKPNTAVPQAFYNKEAGTKALTTETGAGQWGSALAMACAFFGIDLEVYMVKESYHQKPYRRIMIESYGATIYPSPSNNTMYGRALLADNADAPGSLGIAISEAVEAAATSGGAKKYSLGSVLNHVLLHQTVIGQEALLQFEMADEYPDVIIGCTGGGSNFAGFTFPFIHKNLTEGKQTQVIAVEPAASPSLTKGIYTFDYGDTAQMAPVVKMHTLGHTFIPPGIHAGGLRYHGMSPQVSALVDAGHIEARAVKQLDTFAAALTFLRSEGIIPAPESTHAIKVAIDEALAAKESGQKRVIAFNLSGHGHFDMGAYESYLHGRLEDYEYPAEAVAEALQHLPDVS, encoded by the coding sequence ATGACCGAGCAAACCAAGTTTCTGTTAGACGAGAGCAAGCTGCCGCAGGCGTGGTACAACATCAACGCCGACATGCCCGTGCCGCCACAGCCGGTGCTGCATCCGGGCACGCTGGAGCCGGTGACGCCCGACTTTCTGGCCGTGCTGTTCCCGATGTCGCTCATTCTGCAGGAGATCAGCGCCGAACGGTACATCGAGATACCGGAGCCGGTGCGCGAGGTCTACAAACTGTGGCGGCCGACGCCCTTCCTGCGCGCCCGGCGGCTGGAGATGGCGCTCGATACGCCGGCCCACATCTACTACAAGTACGAAGGGGCCAGCCCGGTGGGCAGCCACAAGCCCAACACGGCCGTGCCGCAAGCCTTCTATAACAAGGAGGCGGGCACGAAGGCGCTGACGACCGAAACCGGCGCGGGGCAATGGGGTTCGGCCCTGGCGATGGCCTGCGCCTTCTTCGGCATCGATCTGGAAGTGTACATGGTCAAGGAGTCGTACCATCAGAAGCCGTACCGGCGGATTATGATCGAGAGCTACGGGGCGACCATCTACCCCAGCCCGTCGAACAACACCATGTACGGCCGCGCCCTGCTGGCCGACAACGCCGACGCGCCCGGCTCGTTGGGCATCGCCATCTCCGAGGCGGTCGAGGCGGCGGCCACGTCGGGCGGGGCCAAGAAGTACAGCCTCGGCTCGGTGCTCAACCACGTGCTGCTGCACCAGACGGTCATCGGCCAGGAAGCGTTGCTGCAATTCGAGATGGCCGACGAATACCCCGACGTGATCATCGGCTGCACCGGCGGCGGGTCGAACTTCGCCGGCTTCACCTTCCCGTTCATTCACAAGAATCTGACGGAAGGCAAGCAGACCCAGGTCATCGCCGTGGAGCCGGCGGCGTCGCCCAGCCTGACCAAGGGCATCTACACCTTCGACTATGGCGACACGGCGCAGATGGCCCCGGTGGTGAAGATGCACACGCTGGGCCACACGTTCATCCCGCCGGGCATCCACGCCGGGGGGTTGCGCTACCACGGCATGTCGCCGCAGGTCAGCGCTCTGGTCGATGCCGGGCACATCGAGGCGCGGGCGGTGAAACAACTGGACACGTTCGCCGCGGCACTGACCTTCCTGCGCAGCGAGGGCATCATTCCCGCGCCGGAATCGACCCACGCCATCAAGGTCGCTATCGACGAGGCGCTGGCAGCCAAGGAAAGCGGCCAGAAGCGGGTGATCGCCTTCAACCTGTCGGGCCACGGCCACTTCGACATGGGCGCGTATGAATCGTATCTGCACGGCCGGCTGGAGGATTATGAGTATCCGGCGGAGGCGGTGGCGGAAGCGTTGCAGCATTTGCCGGACGTTAGCTGA
- a CDS encoding anthranilate synthase component II, which translates to MVLVIDNYDSFTYNLVQYLGELGADVAVYRNDQVTIDEIAALRPTHIVISPGPGDPEDGGISNEVIRAFGATIPVLGVCLGHQCIGHVYGGVVSRAPRLMHGKTSAVYHNGHGLFNGVPSPFTATRYHSLIVEEPLPETLAVTAFTRDGEVMALQHRDYQVVGVQFHPESILTEHGRRILQNFLAM; encoded by the coding sequence ATGGTTCTGGTCATCGATAATTACGATTCGTTTACCTATAATCTGGTGCAATATTTGGGCGAGTTGGGCGCGGACGTGGCCGTCTATCGCAATGATCAGGTGACCATTGACGAGATCGCCGCGCTTCGGCCGACCCATATCGTCATCAGCCCCGGCCCCGGCGACCCGGAGGACGGCGGCATATCGAACGAGGTCATCCGCGCCTTTGGGGCGACGATTCCGGTGCTGGGCGTGTGTCTGGGCCACCAGTGCATCGGCCACGTCTATGGCGGGGTCGTCTCGCGCGCGCCGCGGCTGATGCACGGCAAGACGTCGGCCGTCTACCACAACGGCCACGGCCTGTTCAACGGCGTGCCCAGCCCGTTCACGGCCACCCGCTACCACTCGCTGATCGTCGAGGAGCCGCTGCCGGAGACGCTGGCCGTCACCGCCTTCACCCGCGACGGCGAGGTGATGGCTCTGCAACACCGCGATTACCAGGTCGTCGGCGTGCAGTTCCACCCGGAGAGCATCCTGACCGAGCACGGGCGGCGTATTTTGCAGAACTTTTTGGCGATGTGA
- a CDS encoding insulinase family protein, whose translation MTETIHGFELVRDETIAELNTRAQMWRHIKTGAQLLSLENDDENKVFGITFRTPPTDSTGLPHILEHVVLAGSQKYPLKDPFFELVKGSLATFVNAMTYPDKTVYPAASTNLQDFYNLLDVYVDAVFHPLLSPEKLAQEGWHYELEAADAPLTYKGVVFNEMKGAYSSPDSLLGRYSQQATFPDITYGVDSGGDPTVIPTLTYEQFKRFHETYYHPSNALIFFYGDDDPQERLRRMGGYLAEFEAITVDSAITQQRPFDAPRLVRFPYGAGEAAGDDGDADSPAEDAPKSFIEINWLLPEYEDPTLIMALEILSHALLETPASPLRKALIDSGLGEDVLGGLSPYTRQLTFSAGLKGVAAADVDKVEPLILETLAGLAEDGLDPEMIAASLNTLEFGLRENNTGRYPRGLGLLVRALFTWLHDRDPLAPLAHEAPLAAVKERLAADADYLPGLIGQYLIDNPHRVTVILEPDAGLNRRLEEEERARLDAARATMSDAEAQTVIDQARELMERQNTPDAPEVLATLPSLGREDLDKQHKVIPIRVGMTAGEQGSRGAGESVAAPLPPRTPAPLHLFHDLFTNGIVYLDLGLDLRALPGELLPYAGLLGQALLEMGTATEDFVRLSQRIGRTTGGIGPDTLIAPVVATEAGEQGSRGAGGQGTAAYLMLRGKATTARAPEMLDILADVLLTARLDNRERFRQIVLEAKAGAEASLAPAGHQVTNTRLRAHFHPAYRVEEMVNGVENLLFLRRLAERVESDWPGVLADLEAARRALVSQAGLLVNVTLDEANYGAFAPRLNEFVGRLPLETEFHTPLRSAADLRGVRDFPRHEGLAFPAQVNYVGKGANLYELGYELDGSIAVINNLLRTGYLLQKIRIQGGAYGAFATFSPLSGVYTYLSYRDPNLSNTLAVYDATADFLRGLELSDDELTRAIIGAIGAIDAYQLPDAKGYTSLTRYLTGETDERLQKFRDEVLGTTVADFHALGEALARVNEAGDVVVLGNREALEAAGGLGITKVM comes from the coding sequence ATGACCGAGACAATCCACGGCTTCGAATTGGTGCGCGATGAGACCATCGCCGAGCTGAACACGCGGGCACAGATGTGGCGACACATCAAGACTGGCGCGCAACTGCTGTCACTGGAGAACGACGACGAGAACAAGGTCTTCGGCATCACCTTTCGCACGCCGCCGACCGACTCCACCGGCCTGCCCCACATTCTGGAGCACGTCGTCCTGGCCGGTTCGCAAAAATACCCGCTGAAAGATCCGTTCTTTGAACTGGTGAAGGGGTCGCTGGCGACGTTCGTCAACGCCATGACCTACCCCGACAAGACGGTCTACCCGGCGGCCAGCACCAATTTGCAGGATTTCTATAACCTGCTGGATGTCTACGTCGATGCCGTCTTCCACCCCCTGCTGTCGCCGGAGAAGCTGGCCCAGGAGGGGTGGCACTACGAACTGGAGGCGGCCGACGCGCCGCTGACCTATAAGGGCGTGGTCTTCAATGAGATGAAGGGGGCCTACTCCTCGCCCGACAGCTTGCTCGGCCGCTATAGCCAGCAGGCCACCTTCCCCGATATTACCTACGGCGTCGATTCCGGCGGCGACCCGACGGTCATCCCCACCCTGACCTATGAGCAGTTCAAACGCTTCCACGAGACCTACTACCACCCGTCGAACGCGCTGATCTTCTTCTATGGCGACGACGATCCTCAGGAGCGATTGCGGCGTATGGGCGGCTATCTGGCCGAGTTCGAGGCCATCACCGTCGATAGCGCCATCACCCAACAACGGCCGTTCGACGCGCCGCGGCTGGTGCGCTTCCCCTATGGCGCGGGCGAGGCGGCCGGCGACGACGGCGACGCGGACAGTCCGGCCGAGGACGCGCCCAAGTCATTCATCGAGATCAACTGGCTGCTGCCGGAATATGAAGACCCGACGCTGATCATGGCGTTGGAAATCCTGTCCCACGCTCTGCTGGAGACGCCCGCCTCGCCGCTGCGCAAGGCCCTCATCGACTCCGGGCTGGGCGAGGACGTGCTCGGTGGGCTGTCGCCCTATACCCGGCAATTGACCTTCTCGGCCGGGCTGAAGGGGGTGGCGGCGGCCGACGTTGACAAGGTGGAGCCGCTGATCCTGGAAACGCTGGCCGGGCTGGCCGAGGATGGGCTTGACCCGGAGATGATCGCCGCCTCGCTCAATACGCTGGAGTTTGGGCTGCGCGAGAACAACACCGGCCGCTATCCGCGCGGGCTGGGGCTGCTGGTGCGGGCGCTGTTCACCTGGCTCCACGACCGCGACCCGCTGGCCCCGCTGGCCCATGAGGCCCCGTTGGCGGCGGTGAAGGAGCGGCTGGCGGCCGACGCCGATTATCTGCCCGGCCTTATCGGCCAGTATTTGATCGACAACCCCCACCGGGTCACGGTCATCCTGGAGCCGGACGCGGGACTGAACCGGCGGCTGGAAGAGGAGGAGCGGGCGCGGCTGGACGCGGCGCGGGCCACGATGAGCGACGCCGAGGCCCAGACGGTCATCGACCAGGCCCGCGAACTGATGGAACGGCAGAACACCCCCGACGCGCCGGAAGTGCTGGCGACGCTGCCCAGCCTGGGGCGGGAGGATTTGGATAAGCAGCATAAGGTGATTCCGATCCGGGTGGGTATGACGGCAGGGGAGCAGGGGAGCAGGGGAGCAGGGGAGAGCGTTGCCGCCCCCCTGCCCCCCCGCACCCCTGCTCCCCTGCACCTCTTCCACGACCTCTTCACTAACGGCATCGTCTACCTCGATCTGGGGCTGGATTTGCGGGCGCTGCCGGGCGAGTTGCTGCCCTACGCCGGGCTGTTGGGCCAGGCGCTGCTGGAGATGGGCACGGCGACCGAGGATTTCGTGCGCCTGTCGCAGCGCATCGGCCGCACGACGGGCGGGATTGGGCCGGATACGTTGATTGCGCCGGTGGTGGCGACGGAAGCAGGGGAGCAGGGGAGCAGGGGAGCAGGGGGGCAAGGGACGGCTGCCTACCTGATGTTGCGCGGCAAGGCGACGACGGCCCGCGCGCCGGAGATGCTCGACATCCTGGCCGACGTGCTGCTGACGGCGCGGCTGGATAACCGTGAGCGCTTCCGCCAGATTGTGCTGGAGGCCAAGGCCGGGGCCGAGGCCTCGCTGGCTCCGGCCGGCCATCAGGTGACCAATACCCGGCTGCGCGCCCATTTCCACCCGGCTTACCGCGTCGAAGAAATGGTCAACGGCGTGGAGAATCTGCTCTTCCTGCGGCGGCTGGCCGAGCGGGTGGAGAGCGATTGGCCGGGCGTGCTGGCCGATTTGGAGGCGGCGCGCCGGGCGCTGGTCAGTCAGGCCGGGCTGCTCGTCAACGTGACGCTGGATGAGGCTAATTATGGCGCGTTTGCGCCGCGGTTAAATGAGTTCGTCGGCCGCTTGCCCCTAGAAACCGAGTTTCACACACCTCTGAGGTCTGCGGCAGACCTCAGAGGTGTGCGCGATTTCCCCCGCCACGAAGGGCTGGCCTTCCCGGCCCAGGTGAACTACGTGGGCAAGGGGGCCAACCTCTACGAACTGGGCTACGAACTGGACGGTTCGATTGCCGTCATCAACAACCTGTTGCGGACGGGCTACCTGTTGCAGAAGATCCGCATCCAGGGCGGGGCCTATGGCGCGTTCGCCACGTTCAGCCCATTGTCGGGCGTCTACACCTATTTGTCCTACCGCGACCCCAACCTGAGCAATACGTTGGCCGTCTATGACGCCACGGCCGACTTCCTGCGCGGGCTGGAGCTGAGCGACGACGAACTGACGCGGGCCATCATCGGGGCCATCGGCGCGATCGACGCCTACCAGTTGCCCGACGCCAAGGGGTACACGTCGCTGACGCGCTATCTGACTGGCGAGACCGACGAGCGGCTGCAAAAGTTCCGCGACGAGGTGCTGGGCACGACCGTGGCCGATTTCCACGCGCTGGGCGAGGCGCTGGCGCGGGTGAATGAGGCAGGGGATGTGGTGGTGTTAGGCAACCGAGAGGCGTTGGAAGCGGCCGGTGGGCTGGGAATAACCAAAGTCATGTAA
- a CDS encoding DUF2281 domain-containing protein → METQTLPELVKQLSPDAQEVVRELVEFLLSSPRPNVRPEGQRLLRQDWGGALRTYRQQYTSLELQHRASDWRVTP, encoded by the coding sequence ATGGAAACGCAGACCCTTCCCGAATTAGTGAAACAGTTGTCACCCGATGCGCAAGAAGTTGTTCGCGAACTGGTTGAGTTTCTGTTGTCTAGTCCACGTCCCAACGTTCGGCCGGAAGGCCAGCGCCTTTTGCGCCAAGACTGGGGCGGTGCTTTGCGGACCTATCGGCAACAATATACTTCACTCGAGTTGCAGCATCGGGCTTCTGACTGGCGTGTCACACCGTGA
- the trpE gene encoding anthranilate synthase component I, translated as MDNTTNLMSEQFRPTLDEFRALARGPANLIPVTREFAADLETPVSVYLKLMDEPGASFLLESVEGGEQVGRYSFVGVNPRGTITLRGRVVERSAGGQGGRGAGALPVSPAPLLPRSPASYELPDGEDILHVLKTEMEQFHYAAAAGLPRFAGGAVGYLGYDVVRFFERLPQTAAPGPDVPDAVFLLADTLVVFDHARHRLILLANASIDGTGGDVEAAYVDALQRIDRLAEKLLRPLPAVPARRWGATSGNGNGLESNMSRDRYEAIVREAKEHIAAGDIFQVVLSQRFSRRTSAHPFAVYRALRMLNPSPYMFYFNFAPLDMQVIGASPEMHVRLEDGVASVRPIAGTRRRGTDPAEDAALAAELLADPKERAEHVMLVDLGRNDVGRISEYGSVAVRDLMTIERYSHVMHIVSQVEGRIRPGLDAYDLMRATFPAGTVSGAPKVRAMEIIEALEGQRRGLYAGAVGYFSYDGSMDTCIAIRTMVMQGDSVSVQAGAGIVADSEPAAEYQESVNKASALLVAVARAEAGTL; from the coding sequence ATGGACAACACAACAAATCTGATGAGCGAACAATTCCGGCCGACGCTGGACGAATTCCGCGCGTTGGCTCGCGGCCCGGCCAACCTGATCCCGGTGACACGCGAGTTTGCCGCCGACCTGGAGACGCCGGTCTCGGTCTATCTGAAGCTGATGGACGAGCCGGGGGCGTCGTTCCTGCTGGAGTCCGTCGAGGGCGGCGAGCAGGTCGGCCGCTACTCGTTCGTTGGCGTCAATCCGCGGGGGACGATCACGCTGCGGGGGCGGGTGGTGGAGAGAAGCGCAGGGGGGCAGGGGGGCAGGGGAGCAGGGGCGCTCCCTGTCTCCCCTGCTCCCCTGCTCCCCCGCTCCCCTGCCTCTTATGAGTTGCCCGACGGCGAAGACATCCTCCACGTCCTGAAAACCGAGATGGAGCAATTCCACTATGCCGCGGCGGCCGGGTTGCCGCGCTTTGCCGGCGGCGCGGTGGGCTATCTGGGTTATGACGTGGTGCGCTTCTTCGAGCGGCTGCCCCAGACGGCCGCGCCGGGGCCGGACGTGCCCGACGCGGTGTTTCTGCTGGCCGATACGCTGGTCGTCTTCGACCACGCCCGCCACCGGCTGATCCTGCTGGCGAACGCCAGTATCGACGGCACGGGGGGAGACGTGGAGGCAGCCTACGTCGATGCGCTGCAACGCATCGACCGGCTGGCCGAGAAGCTGCTGCGGCCTCTGCCGGCCGTGCCCGCCCGCCGCTGGGGAGCAACGTCCGGCAACGGCAACGGGCTGGAGAGCAACATGAGCCGCGACCGGTATGAGGCCATCGTACGCGAGGCCAAGGAGCACATCGCCGCCGGCGACATCTTCCAGGTGGTGCTGAGCCAGCGCTTCAGCCGCCGCACCAGCGCCCACCCGTTCGCCGTCTACCGGGCGCTGCGGATGCTGAACCCGTCGCCCTATATGTTCTACTTCAACTTCGCGCCGCTGGATATGCAGGTCATCGGCGCGTCGCCGGAGATGCACGTGCGGCTGGAGGACGGCGTCGCCAGCGTGCGGCCCATCGCCGGGACGCGGCGGCGCGGAACCGACCCGGCCGAGGACGCGGCGCTGGCCGCCGAACTGCTGGCCGACCCCAAGGAGCGGGCCGAGCACGTCATGCTGGTCGACCTGGGGCGCAACGACGTCGGCCGGATCAGCGAATACGGCTCGGTGGCCGTGCGCGACCTGATGACCATCGAGCGCTATAGCCACGTGATGCACATCGTCAGCCAGGTGGAGGGGCGCATCCGGCCGGGGCTGGACGCCTACGACCTGATGCGGGCCACCTTCCCGGCCGGCACGGTCAGCGGCGCGCCCAAGGTGCGGGCGATGGAGATCATCGAGGCGCTGGAAGGGCAGCGGCGCGGCCTCTATGCCGGGGCGGTGGGCTATTTCAGCTATGACGGCAGCATGGACACCTGCATCGCCATCCGCACGATGGTGATGCAGGGCGACAGCGTGTCGGTGCAGGCCGGGGCGGGCATCGTGGCCGATAGCGAACCGGCGGCCGAATATCAGGAGAGCGTCAACAAGGCCAGCGCGCTGCTGGTGGCCGTGGCGCGAGCGGAGGCGGGAACGTTATAG
- a CDS encoding nucleotidyltransferase domain-containing protein: MDAMLLRPDCLTEAIDRIVGEFNPLRIILFGSWARGQARADSDLDFLVVLPAVINKRRTTIDVMRALNELPISKDVIVTTPQEIAERGDVIGHVLRPALAEGIVIYERK; this comes from the coding sequence ATGGACGCTATGTTGCTTCGCCCCGATTGCCTGACCGAGGCTATCGACCGGATCGTCGGCGAATTCAATCCGCTGCGTATCATTCTCTTTGGCTCGTGGGCGCGCGGCCAGGCGCGTGCCGATAGTGACCTGGATTTTTTGGTTGTCTTGCCGGCAGTGATCAATAAGCGACGCACGACCATTGACGTCATGCGTGCGCTGAATGAGTTACCGATCAGCAAGGATGTGATTGTCACGACGCCACAGGAGATCGCTGAACGCGGCGATGTAATCGGCCACGTCCTGCGTCCGGCATTAGCCGAGGGTATCGTTATTTATGAGCGAAAGTGA
- a CDS encoding MaoC/PaaZ C-terminal domain-containing protein, giving the protein MLTPLLPHRIPNATRVGEKVAFTRTLTEADAALFIGVTWDVNPYHTDDAYVAETRFGRRIVPGLLTASLLTHLGGLWAFLATEMAFEFLGPVYIGDTVTAESEIVEVNEKGWVRLAGRVIGPDGQDVLRATIRGYPGRFAARE; this is encoded by the coding sequence ATGCTAACTCCTCTCCTCCCCCACCGCATCCCTAACGCCACCCGCGTCGGCGAAAAAGTCGCCTTCACGCGCACGCTGACCGAGGCCGACGCGGCGCTGTTCATCGGCGTGACCTGGGACGTGAACCCGTACCACACCGATGACGCCTACGTGGCCGAGACGCGCTTTGGGCGGCGCATCGTGCCCGGCCTGCTGACGGCCAGCCTGCTGACCCACCTGGGCGGGCTGTGGGCCTTTCTGGCGACGGAGATGGCGTTTGAGTTTCTCGGCCCGGTCTACATCGGCGACACGGTGACGGCCGAGTCGGAGATCGTCGAGGTCAACGAGAAGGGCTGGGTGCGGCTGGCCGGGCGGGTCATTGGCCCCGACGGCCAGGACGTGCTGCGGGCCACGATTCGCGGCTATCCCGGCCGGTTTGCCGCGCGCGAATAG
- a CDS encoding LysM peptidoglycan-binding domain-containing protein: protein MLIGCSNAPDQPAATLPPAPTAGVTESVQLPTDLPTESAESTATSPALATVETCVIEPPPDWELYSIRQGDSLAGLAENANVEVERLLTINCLRDDVLSEGQQIWLPPAAEPPTDAPTATSLPTDEPPATPTAEPPTVEPTAASLFAPGQQDGATLVAGEARAYLVDGRRFQPLILFVEPTNELDVALTAFVGDQTGQTTPEGVTPPAAADNALAGRPEILVLSPETDGLHTLVVRAVAGEGSIAVHLFDLTTPAPGVAVQQPDSLGAGTEKVYAVTSRGARPVIAVADPTDQSDLALDILSADGTLLTTANFSGPGGVETAYVLPLGTTDYTVKVREANGAAAAFQILVITLE from the coding sequence ATGCTAATCGGGTGCAGTAACGCGCCCGATCAGCCGGCAGCGACCCTGCCGCCCGCACCTACAGCCGGGGTTACCGAGTCGGTGCAACTGCCGACGGACTTGCCCACGGAATCTGCTGAGTCCACGGCCACCAGTCCGGCTCTGGCGACGGTTGAGACTTGCGTCATCGAGCCGCCTCCCGACTGGGAGCTATACTCTATTCGCCAGGGTGACTCTCTGGCTGGATTAGCCGAAAACGCCAACGTCGAAGTGGAGAGGCTGCTGACAATCAACTGCCTGCGCGATGATGTGTTGAGCGAAGGCCAGCAAATCTGGCTGCCGCCGGCGGCCGAGCCGCCAACCGACGCGCCGACGGCAACCTCGCTGCCGACGGACGAACCGCCGGCGACACCCACAGCCGAGCCGCCGACCGTGGAACCGACCGCGGCCAGCCTCTTCGCCCCCGGCCAACAGGACGGGGCAACGCTGGTTGCCGGCGAGGCGCGGGCCTATCTGGTGGACGGACGGCGCTTCCAGCCGCTCATCCTGTTCGTGGAGCCGACGAACGAGCTGGACGTGGCCCTGACGGCGTTCGTGGGCGACCAGACGGGGCAGACGACGCCGGAGGGCGTCACCCCGCCGGCGGCGGCCGATAACGCGCTGGCCGGGCGGCCGGAAATCCTGGTGCTCAGCCCGGAGACCGACGGGCTGCACACGCTGGTGGTGCGGGCGGTGGCCGGCGAAGGTTCAATCGCCGTCCACCTGTTTGACCTGACGACCCCCGCGCCGGGCGTGGCCGTGCAGCAGCCGGATAGCCTGGGCGCGGGCACGGAGAAGGTCTACGCCGTCACGTCGCGTGGGGCGCGGCCGGTCATCGCCGTGGCCGACCCGACCGATCAATCCGATTTGGCGCTCGACATCCTGAGCGCCGACGGCACGCTATTGACGACGGCCAACTTCAGCGGGCCGGGCGGCGTGGAGACGGCCTACGTGCTGCCGTTGGGCACGACGGATTACACAGTGAAGGTGCGCGAAGCCAACGGCGCGGCGGCGGCCTTTCAGATTTTGGTGATTACATTGGAATAA